One segment of Spiroplasma kunkelii CR2-3x DNA contains the following:
- the hemW gene encoding radical SAM family heme chaperone HemW, translating into MIEHLYVHIPFCDHICFYCDFFKIKKSRPIMIEEYLTSLAHEIAQPHPDFALKTIYLGGGTPNSLDNNQLEQLLQLLQKVVQNPIIEYTIELNPEKITKSQLQLLKKYQINRLSIGVETFNDQLLKKVNRYHNSAAVVNSYYLARQEGFDNISFDLIYNLFDQTQDDIEGDLLMIQKLQPDHISWYSLILKENSYWGKTKIKLPEYDIAFDEIINTALTKIGYERYEISNYTNNNKKSQHNLAYWTNKSFWLLGPSAAGFINNDGYYLLENSRKYANWTQTKTELSVKDYYFQILMMGLRVLNGIDLTKVRDAKAAVDYYQNKIDVEIQKNNLVFDNNHLRCTSQGLNILNDILVNIMD; encoded by the coding sequence ATGATTGAACATTTATATGTGCATATTCCTTTTTGTGACCATATTTGTTTTTATTGTGATTTTTTTAAAATTAAAAAATCACGCCCAATAATGATTGAAGAATATTTAACTTCATTAGCACATGAGATTGCTCAACCCCACCCTGATTTTGCTTTAAAAACAATTTATTTGGGAGGAGGAACACCAAATAGTTTAGATAATAATCAATTAGAACAACTATTACAACTATTACAAAAAGTTGTGCAAAACCCAATAATTGAATATACAATTGAGTTAAATCCAGAAAAAATTACAAAAAGTCAATTACAACTTTTAAAGAAATATCAGATTAACCGTCTTTCAATTGGTGTTGAAACTTTTAACGATCAGTTATTAAAAAAAGTTAATCGTTATCATAATAGTGCTGCTGTTGTTAATAGTTATTACTTAGCTCGTCAAGAAGGTTTTGATAATATTTCGTTTGACTTAATTTATAATTTATTTGATCAAACACAAGATGATATTGAGGGAGATTTGTTAATGATTCAAAAATTACAACCTGATCATATTAGTTGATATTCATTAATTTTAAAAGAAAATTCATATTGGGGTAAAACAAAAATTAAATTACCAGAGTATGATATTGCATTTGATGAAATTATTAATACTGCATTAACTAAAATAGGTTATGAAAGATACGAAATTTCAAATTATACTAATAATAACAAAAAATCACAACATAATTTAGCGTATTGAACTAATAAGTCTTTTTGACTGCTTGGTCCTAGTGCAGCTGGTTTTATTAATAATGATGGTTACTATTTATTAGAGAATTCGCGAAAATATGCTAACTGAACACAAACTAAAACAGAATTGTCGGTAAAGGATTATTATTTTCAAATTTTAATGATGGGATTACGTGTTTTAAATGGCATTGATTTAACAAAGGTTAGAGATGCAAAAGCAGCAGTAGATTACTATCAAAATAAAATTGATGTAGAAATACAAAAAAATAATTTAGTTTTTGATAATAATCATTTACGTTGTACAAGCCAAGGTTTAAATATTTTAAATGATATTTTAGTTAATATTATGGATTAA